One part of the Capricornis sumatraensis isolate serow.1 chromosome 13, serow.2, whole genome shotgun sequence genome encodes these proteins:
- the WTAP gene encoding pre-mRNA-splicing regulator WTAP isoform X2, whose product MTNEEPLPKKVRLSETDFKVMARDELILRWKQYEAYVQALEGKYTDLNSNDVTGLRESEEKLKQQQQESARRENILVMRLATKEQEMQECTTQIQYLKQVQQPSVAQLRSTMVDPAINLLFLKMKSELEQTKDKLEQAQNELSAWKFTPDRGLMASDYSEEVATSEKFPF is encoded by the exons ATGACCAACGAAGAACCTCTTCCCAAAAAG GTTCGACTGAGTGAAACAGACTTCAAAGTTATGGCACGAGATGAATTAATTCTAag gTGGAAACAGTATGAAGCATATGTGCAAGCTTTGGAGGGCAAGTACACAGATCTCAACT CTAATGATGTAACTGGCTTAAGGGAatctgaagaaaaactaaagcagcagcagcaagaatctGCACGCAGGGAAAACATTCTTGTAATGCGACTAGCAACCAAGGAGCAAGAAATGCAAGAGTGTACT ACTCAGATCCAGTACCTCAAGCAAGTCCAGCAGCCTAGCGTTGCACAACTGAGATCAACAATGGTGGACCCAGCGATCAACTTGTTATtcctaaaaatgaaaagtgaactgGAACAGACTAAAGACAAACTGGAACAAGCCCAAAATGAACTGAGTGCCTGGAAGTTTACGCCTGATAG AGGCCTGATGGCGTCGGACTATTCCGAAGAAGTGGCCACCTCCGAAAAATTCCCCTTCTAG